From Shewanella yunxiaonensis, the proteins below share one genomic window:
- the ahpC gene encoding alkyl hydroperoxide reductase subunit C, with amino-acid sequence MVQSLNTAVKPFTATAFHNGEFVEVTEQSLIGKWSVVFFYPADFTFVCPTELGDLADHYDQLQKLGVEVYSVSTDTHFTHKAWHDSSETIAKIKYFMVGDQTGTISNNFGVMREGQGLADRATFVIDPEGVIQAIEVTAEGIGRDAEDLLRKIKAAQYVAAHPGEVCPAKWREGEATLAPSLDLVGKI; translated from the coding sequence ATGGTTCAGTCACTGAATACTGCTGTTAAACCTTTTACCGCTACTGCATTCCACAATGGTGAATTTGTTGAAGTCACCGAACAGAGTCTGATCGGCAAGTGGTCTGTTGTGTTCTTCTACCCTGCAGACTTCACCTTCGTATGCCCAACTGAGCTGGGTGATCTAGCCGATCACTACGACCAGTTGCAAAAGCTAGGTGTTGAAGTTTACTCAGTGTCCACTGATACTCACTTCACTCACAAAGCTTGGCATGACAGCTCTGAAACTATCGCCAAGATCAAATACTTCATGGTGGGCGACCAGACTGGCACTATCAGCAACAACTTCGGTGTGATGCGTGAAGGTCAAGGCCTGGCAGACCGTGCCACTTTTGTGATTGACCCTGAAGGCGTTATTCAAGCCATCGAAGTTACCGCTGAAGGGATTGGTCGTGATGCTGAAGACCTGTTGCGTAAGATCAAAGCCGCTCAGTATGTTGCTGCTCACCCAGGTGAAGTTTGCCCTGCTAAATGGCGTGAAGGTGAAGCCACTCTGGCACCATCTCTGGACCTGGTAGGCAAAATTTAA
- a CDS encoding spermidine synthase has translation MREYRTLATAKDQWGSIFVLEDAEQRILAFGEHDEQSKLLKATPHIPKHTYLRAMLLALLFGQPRSVMVLGLGGGVLIHALRQFDAAIRITAIELRPAVIELCKRYFRLPLSKKLTLIEADALHYLAQSQHKRVDMLFCDLFDSEGIAAGALSTAFLQRCQQQLKADGVLILNCWKEHSRDAELLAKLQALFPSVYACLTGSGNWVVFATAKALPAGQVELKRQAMALSQKLGFDLQLSLNRFAEWQNVHF, from the coding sequence ATGCGTGAATATCGCACACTAGCTACAGCCAAAGATCAATGGGGTAGCATTTTCGTTTTAGAAGATGCCGAACAGCGGATACTGGCATTTGGCGAACATGATGAACAAAGCAAGCTTTTAAAAGCCACGCCGCATATTCCCAAACATACTTACCTGCGTGCGATGTTATTAGCGCTGCTGTTCGGCCAACCGCGTAGCGTAATGGTACTGGGACTTGGCGGCGGCGTGTTAATTCATGCACTGCGCCAGTTTGACGCGGCGATTCGCATTACCGCGATAGAATTGCGTCCGGCGGTGATCGAACTCTGTAAACGCTATTTTCGGCTGCCGTTGTCAAAAAAGCTGACTTTGATAGAAGCGGATGCCTTGCACTATCTCGCACAATCACAGCATAAGCGGGTAGATATGCTATTTTGCGATCTGTTTGACAGTGAAGGGATTGCTGCCGGTGCGCTTTCGACGGCTTTTTTGCAGCGGTGTCAGCAACAATTAAAAGCTGACGGCGTGCTTATTTTAAACTGCTGGAAAGAACACAGCCGTGATGCTGAATTGCTGGCCAAGCTTCAGGCGCTATTTCCGTCGGTATACGCCTGTTTAACCGGCAGTGGTAACTGGGTTGTGTTTGCTACCGCTAAGGCATTACCCGCGGGGCAGGTCGAGTTGAAGCGCCAGGCCATGGCCTTATCGCAAAAGCTGGGATTCGATTTACAGTTATCACTTAATCGATTTGCCGAATGGCAAAATGTGCATTTCTAA
- a CDS encoding mechanosensitive ion channel family protein: MMTHILIVILYLSAFAFIQRRVVKGVREYGQLKHINTARVSLVSKFITILLFFLTLSLMAISLGLGYQDVSLFVSSAFAVLGVALFAQWSILSNLTAGILIFFVFPYKVGERIRIVDADEDISGILQEVALFHLLIKRDNGDTITYPNSLVLQKAVLKLQYQTAVAKDTETPAADEEHRQA, from the coding sequence ATGATGACCCACATCCTCATCGTCATTTTGTATCTCAGCGCTTTTGCATTCATTCAACGACGCGTGGTGAAAGGCGTACGTGAATACGGCCAGCTTAAACATATCAACACCGCCCGCGTCAGTCTGGTCAGTAAATTCATTACCATACTGCTGTTCTTTCTGACGTTGTCACTGATGGCAATTTCCCTGGGGCTGGGATACCAGGATGTTTCACTGTTTGTCTCATCAGCCTTTGCTGTACTGGGGGTAGCACTGTTTGCCCAGTGGTCAATTCTGAGCAACTTAACGGCAGGAATTCTGATTTTCTTTGTATTTCCCTATAAGGTCGGTGAACGTATCCGGATTGTCGATGCCGATGAAGACATTAGTGGCATCTTGCAGGAAGTCGCATTGTTTCATTTATTGATCAAACGCGATAATGGCGACACCATCACCTACCCCAACAGCCTGGTATTACAAAAAGCGGTATTAAAACTGCAGTATCAGACGGCTGTTGCCAAGGACACTGAAACTCCAGCCGCAGATGAAGAGCACCGCCAGGCATGA
- a CDS encoding 2-hydroxyacid dehydrogenase — translation MRIGFFSAKRYDIQHFSAMNEQMGLGAQIEFFDYRLCQQTVKLALGFEVICAFVNDDLCEHTLAELYASGTRVIAMRCAGFNNVDLDAAKRLGMKVVNVPAYSPESVAEHTVALMLTLNRKIHKAYQRTRDANFSLEGLVGFNMYGKTVGVIGTGKIGVATIRILRGFGCKVLAYDPYPNPIVVELGASYTDLDTMFSQSDIISLHCPLTKENHHLLNATSFTKMKPGMMVINTSRGGLLNAVDAMEALKLGQIGALGMDVYENEKELFFEDKSNEVIHDDVFRRLSACHNVIFTGHQAFLTREALDNIAETTLNNIKQVLGNQPCGNELF, via the coding sequence ATGAGAATTGGTTTTTTCAGTGCTAAGCGATACGACATTCAGCATTTCTCTGCCATGAATGAACAAATGGGATTAGGCGCTCAAATAGAGTTTTTCGATTATCGTTTGTGTCAACAAACGGTCAAGCTAGCGCTGGGGTTTGAAGTCATTTGTGCCTTTGTTAATGACGATCTGTGTGAACACACACTCGCCGAGTTATATGCCAGTGGCACGCGGGTAATCGCCATGCGTTGTGCTGGTTTTAACAACGTTGATCTCGATGCCGCCAAACGGCTGGGAATGAAAGTGGTGAATGTTCCGGCTTATTCCCCGGAGTCTGTGGCTGAACATACCGTGGCGTTGATGCTGACGCTCAATCGTAAAATTCATAAGGCCTATCAGCGTACCCGTGATGCGAATTTCTCGCTGGAAGGGCTGGTCGGCTTCAACATGTATGGCAAAACTGTTGGCGTGATTGGTACGGGCAAAATAGGCGTCGCCACCATTCGTATTCTGCGAGGCTTCGGTTGTAAGGTGCTCGCTTATGATCCCTATCCAAATCCAATTGTGGTGGAACTGGGTGCCAGTTACACCGACCTCGATACCATGTTCAGTCAAAGCGATATCATCAGTCTGCATTGTCCGCTGACGAAGGAAAACCATCACTTACTGAACGCGACAAGTTTCACCAAAATGAAACCCGGCATGATGGTGATTAATACTAGCCGTGGCGGCTTGCTTAATGCCGTTGATGCGATGGAAGCGCTGAAACTGGGGCAGATTGGGGCACTGGGAATGGATGTTTACGAGAATGAAAAAGAGCTGTTCTTCGAAGACAAATCCAATGAAGTGATCCACGACGATGTCTTTCGTCGTTTGTCTGCCTGTCACAATGTGATTTTTACCGGTCACCAGGCATTTTTGACCAGAGAAGCACTGGATAACATTGCTGAGACGACCCTCAACAACATTAAACAAGTGCTCGGGAATCAACCCTGTGGCAACGAATTGTTTTAA
- a CDS encoding flavocytochrome c, whose protein sequence is MFSVLFKRTSLVLALSGFIAGSAYAAPEVLADFHQQMGDCTTCHVSQKGPTDDNLTHENQQCVSCHGSLNDLAAQDAEKKLKVSPHKSHLIGDIACTTCHKGHEKSVAYCDACHSFGFDMPFGGKWERKFVPVDVNKEAQDKAIAAGPRDTTDVVIVGSGGAGLAAAVSAHENGVKVILLEKEPIAGGNTKLAAGGMNAAETKFQAKLGIQDKVSIMIDDTMKGGHNVNDPALVKVLAEDSSDSIDWLTSLGADMSDVGRMGGASVNRAHRPTGGAGVGAHVAQVLYTAAVKSGADMRFNSRVVRILEDAAGNATGVLVEGKYTGYYVIKAKAVIMATGGFAKNNERVAKYDPALKGFAATNHPGATGDGLDVAMAAGAATRDLKYIQAHPTWSPVGGVMVTEAVRGNGAILVNREGDRFVNEITTRDKASAAILKQTGESAFLVFDDSVRKSLKKIENYIHLGIVNQGNTLADLAAQLKMPAAELEKTVAAYNSYVKSGKDTQFERPNLPRELATAPYYAIEVKPAVHHSMGGLKIDTQAEVLNKDGKTIKGLFAAGEATGGVHGANRLGGNAISDIVTFGRIAGASAAKYVKGN, encoded by the coding sequence ATGTTCTCTGTCTTATTTAAACGAACCAGCCTAGTGTTGGCATTGTCTGGATTTATCGCGGGATCGGCATATGCAGCACCAGAGGTTCTGGCAGATTTTCACCAGCAGATGGGGGACTGTACAACCTGTCACGTTTCCCAAAAAGGCCCCACTGATGACAATCTTACTCATGAAAATCAACAGTGCGTTAGTTGCCATGGTTCACTAAACGACTTGGCTGCACAGGATGCAGAAAAGAAATTAAAGGTTTCTCCTCATAAGTCTCACCTGATTGGTGATATCGCTTGTACTACTTGTCATAAAGGCCACGAGAAGTCAGTGGCGTACTGCGATGCCTGCCATAGCTTTGGTTTCGACATGCCATTCGGTGGCAAGTGGGAACGTAAATTTGTTCCTGTTGATGTGAATAAAGAAGCCCAGGATAAGGCTATTGCCGCAGGTCCTCGTGACACAACCGACGTGGTGATTGTCGGATCTGGTGGTGCCGGTCTGGCTGCTGCTGTTTCGGCGCATGAAAATGGCGTTAAAGTTATTTTGCTTGAAAAAGAACCCATAGCGGGTGGTAATACCAAATTGGCTGCCGGTGGTATGAATGCTGCGGAAACCAAGTTTCAGGCGAAGTTAGGCATTCAGGATAAAGTGTCCATCATGATTGATGACACCATGAAAGGTGGTCATAACGTTAACGATCCTGCACTGGTCAAAGTGTTGGCGGAAGATTCTTCAGATTCTATCGATTGGTTGACCTCACTCGGTGCGGATATGAGTGACGTAGGTCGTATGGGGGGCGCCAGTGTTAACCGTGCTCACCGTCCAACCGGTGGTGCCGGTGTTGGTGCTCATGTGGCACAAGTTCTCTATACCGCCGCAGTTAAGAGTGGCGCCGATATGCGTTTTAACAGCCGAGTGGTGCGGATACTGGAAGATGCGGCTGGCAATGCCACTGGCGTATTGGTTGAAGGCAAATATACCGGTTATTACGTTATCAAGGCTAAAGCCGTGATTATGGCCACTGGTGGATTTGCCAAGAACAACGAACGCGTTGCCAAGTACGACCCGGCCCTGAAAGGCTTTGCTGCGACTAACCATCCAGGCGCTACTGGCGATGGTCTGGATGTCGCGATGGCCGCAGGTGCTGCAACTCGCGATCTGAAATATATCCAAGCACATCCAACCTGGTCTCCTGTTGGTGGTGTGATGGTAACTGAAGCGGTACGTGGTAACGGCGCCATTCTGGTCAACCGCGAGGGTGATCGGTTTGTCAATGAAATCACTACACGCGATAAAGCTTCTGCAGCGATCCTGAAGCAAACTGGTGAAAGTGCCTTCTTAGTGTTTGATGATTCAGTACGTAAGAGTCTGAAAAAAATTGAGAATTACATTCATCTAGGCATTGTTAATCAAGGCAATACCCTGGCAGATCTGGCGGCGCAGCTGAAAATGCCTGCGGCCGAGCTTGAAAAAACTGTTGCCGCATACAATAGCTACGTGAAATCAGGCAAAGATACTCAGTTTGAACGTCCTAACCTGCCGCGTGAATTGGCGACTGCTCCTTATTATGCGATTGAAGTAAAACCTGCTGTTCACCACAGCATGGGTGGTTTGAAGATTGACACTCAGGCTGAAGTACTGAACAAAGATGGTAAAACCATCAAGGGCTTGTTTGCTGCAGGTGAGGCAACTGGCGGTGTTCATGGTGCTAACCGCCTCGGCGGTAATGCTATCTCTGATATCGTGACCTTTGGTCGCATTGCCGGAGCTTCTGCTGCCAAATACGTAAAAGGCAATTAA
- a CDS encoding class I SAM-dependent methyltransferase codes for MTPIKLITTYNWANTKPLNSLKVLDLACGSGRNGAWFAEHGAEVTFVDRNAAAFDNLQTAFPHCHFVQADLEGNAPPALTVFDVVLVVNYLHRPLMNWIADRLDENGLLFYETFNKRQAEFGKPSNPDFLLQDFELLHTFAKLQTLHYFEGKLCSEGEPQQKAQLIAVNLAQS; via the coding sequence ATGACGCCTATTAAATTAATCACGACATATAATTGGGCAAATACTAAACCATTAAATAGCTTAAAAGTCCTAGATTTAGCCTGTGGTTCTGGTCGCAATGGTGCTTGGTTTGCAGAGCATGGAGCGGAAGTTACTTTCGTCGACCGTAACGCTGCGGCTTTTGACAATCTACAAACCGCCTTCCCTCATTGTCATTTTGTTCAGGCAGATTTAGAAGGAAACGCCCCTCCAGCACTGACGGTCTTTGATGTTGTGCTAGTAGTTAACTATTTACATCGACCGTTAATGAACTGGATAGCAGACCGACTTGATGAAAATGGCCTGCTGTTTTACGAAACCTTTAATAAACGACAAGCCGAATTTGGTAAACCAAGTAACCCGGATTTCCTGCTCCAGGATTTTGAGTTACTTCACACATTTGCCAAATTGCAAACATTGCATTACTTTGAGGGAAAGCTCTGTAGTGAGGGAGAGCCACAGCAAAAAGCACAACTGATTGCTGTCAATCTGGCTCAGAGCTAA
- the rluA gene encoding bifunctional tRNA pseudouridine(32) synthase/23S rRNA pseudouridine(746) synthase RluA has translation MSDFTYNPPRLPWLDILYQDRDIIVINKPSGLLSVPGRAAEHYDSVFSRVLQLHPQAQVVHRLDMATSGLIVLALRRNAERELKRQFQDRETHKIYYARIAGRLEHNGTVDLPLICDWPNRPRQKVDYEIGKPSVTHYEVISYGQRSTLVKLTPITGRSHQLRVHMMSLGHPILGDGFYADADTKALAPRLLLHAAQLSFKHPYSGEVMTFNSPVPFCLPMAGQ, from the coding sequence ATGAGCGATTTTACCTATAATCCACCCCGACTCCCTTGGCTTGATATTCTTTATCAGGACCGAGATATCATAGTGATCAATAAGCCTTCAGGGTTACTTTCCGTTCCTGGACGGGCAGCCGAACATTATGACAGTGTGTTTAGCCGCGTATTGCAGCTACACCCACAAGCGCAGGTGGTACATCGCCTCGATATGGCGACCTCGGGGCTTATTGTTCTGGCATTACGACGCAACGCAGAACGTGAGCTGAAACGACAGTTTCAGGATCGTGAAACACATAAAATCTACTATGCCCGTATTGCTGGCCGACTCGAACATAATGGTACGGTTGATCTGCCACTGATCTGTGACTGGCCGAACCGCCCTCGCCAAAAAGTCGATTATGAAATAGGTAAACCTTCGGTCACACATTATGAAGTGATTTCTTACGGTCAACGTTCGACTCTGGTAAAACTGACACCGATAACCGGCAGGTCGCATCAACTGCGTGTGCATATGATGTCGTTGGGGCACCCGATTCTGGGTGACGGCTTTTATGCGGATGCCGACACCAAAGCGTTAGCGCCAAGGTTGCTCCTCCATGCGGCACAGCTAAGTTTTAAACACCCATATTCTGGCGAAGTCATGACATTTAATTCACCAGTGCCGTTCTGCCTGCCAATGGCTGGACAGTAG
- the asnC gene encoding transcriptional regulator AsnC codes for MDTSFQRDQLDNQILEALMQDARTPFAELAKRFNVSAGTIHVRVEKMKQAGIIIGAQITVNPKALGYDVCCFIGINLKSAGDYPAAISKLNALEEVVEAYYTTGNYSIFVKVMCQSIEALQHVLINRIQSIDEIQSTETLISLQNPIVRAVKP; via the coding sequence GTGGATACATCATTTCAAAGAGACCAACTGGATAACCAAATCCTTGAGGCGCTGATGCAGGATGCACGCACGCCCTTCGCAGAACTGGCTAAACGTTTCAACGTAAGTGCCGGTACCATCCACGTTCGGGTGGAAAAGATGAAGCAGGCTGGCATTATCATTGGGGCCCAGATCACCGTAAACCCAAAAGCCTTGGGTTACGACGTGTGCTGTTTTATCGGGATTAACCTGAAGAGTGCAGGTGACTACCCTGCGGCGATTTCCAAGCTCAATGCCTTGGAAGAAGTTGTGGAAGCGTATTATACCACCGGTAATTACAGCATCTTTGTGAAGGTGATGTGCCAATCTATCGAAGCGCTGCAGCACGTGTTAATCAATCGCATACAGTCGATTGATGAAATTCAATCGACTGAAACATTAATCAGTCTGCAAAATCCGATTGTACGCGCAGTAAAACCGTAA
- a CDS encoding succinylglutamate desuccinylase/aspartoacylase family protein yields the protein MQPERLSVGELAAGQPLTVPVYRFIGTDASAPSVYIQANVHGAEVQGNAVILQLLRYWQAHPPKGNVTLVPLANPLGINQKSGEFTLGRFDPISGENWNRQYLDNQLPLAQWVSEHYHLADAELVSAYRQVLQTNLQRRLQSPWGVTTGQRLAYTLQLMASEADIVLDLHTGPKSCQHLYCPAYQQQAAKEFSIPFTLFIPNLFGGAMDEAIFCPWWRLTDYLASQQRKLAVPVAAFTLELGNQELSDMAQAHQDAQNILAFLHCRGVVAEAIAPLEMKRYGCYLHNYRKFHAPRAGLVQYLAAPGALVKAGEPLVRLLRLDLAIDEQEQLLTAPEDGAAILHFASAAVQQGTELYKIMTQLFEVD from the coding sequence ATGCAGCCTGAGCGGTTATCGGTAGGTGAACTGGCCGCGGGACAACCGCTGACAGTACCGGTATATCGGTTTATTGGCACTGATGCCTCAGCCCCATCCGTGTATATTCAGGCGAATGTGCATGGTGCCGAAGTGCAGGGTAACGCGGTTATCCTGCAGTTGCTGCGTTATTGGCAAGCGCACCCACCGAAAGGCAATGTCACGCTGGTACCTTTAGCAAATCCGCTAGGGATTAACCAGAAAAGTGGTGAATTTACCCTCGGACGCTTTGATCCCATCAGTGGTGAGAACTGGAATCGACAATATCTGGATAATCAGTTGCCGCTGGCGCAGTGGGTTAGCGAACATTATCACCTTGCAGACGCTGAGTTGGTCAGCGCCTATCGCCAGGTGCTACAGACTAACCTGCAGCGGCGTCTGCAAAGTCCTTGGGGGGTGACGACCGGACAACGGCTGGCTTACACGTTACAGCTGATGGCGAGTGAGGCTGATATTGTGCTAGACCTGCATACGGGGCCGAAATCTTGTCAGCATCTGTATTGTCCGGCATATCAGCAACAGGCTGCGAAAGAGTTTTCAATTCCGTTTACCCTGTTTATTCCCAATCTTTTTGGCGGAGCCATGGATGAAGCGATCTTCTGTCCCTGGTGGCGGTTAACCGATTACCTGGCGTCTCAACAGCGAAAGTTGGCGGTGCCTGTGGCCGCATTTACGCTGGAGCTGGGTAACCAGGAGTTGAGCGATATGGCGCAGGCACACCAGGATGCACAGAATATTCTGGCATTCTTGCACTGCCGTGGTGTTGTGGCCGAAGCCATTGCACCTCTGGAAATGAAACGTTACGGTTGTTATTTGCACAACTATCGTAAATTTCACGCACCAAGAGCCGGACTAGTGCAATACCTTGCAGCTCCGGGCGCTTTGGTTAAGGCTGGTGAGCCATTGGTGCGGTTGTTAAGACTGGATTTAGCGATTGATGAACAGGAGCAGTTATTGACCGCACCTGAAGATGGCGCAGCAATTTTACATTTTGCCTCGGCAGCAGTGCAGCAAGGCACTGAGCTATACAAAATAATGACGCAGCTGTTCGAGGTCGATTGA
- the lysC gene encoding lysine-sensitive aspartokinase 3, whose amino-acid sequence MSLVVAKFGGTSVADYFAMGRCADIVLANPATRLVVVSASSGVTNLLVELAQPGVTEPQRLAVLKKIAAIQYAIVDKLPRNDDVAADVDALLTRVDVLSQQLLKNTDKAIIDDLLSLGERCSSVLFAAVLREKGAKASAFDVRQVMRTDSNFGRAEPQITEIRQLAQAQLLPQLSEQLLVTQGFIGADANNCTTTLGRGGSDYSAALLAEALDANAVEIWTDVAGIYTTDPRLAPNARPIPEISFNEAAEMATFGAKVLHPATILPAVRQQIQVFVGSSKEPEKGGTWIRHQVENPPVYRAVALRRDQTLLNLHSLQMLHAQGFLAETFATLARHKISVDLITTSEVNVSLTLDKTGSESSGQGLLTEALLQELSQHCRVRVEDKLALVAIIGNRIATTAGICQQVFGVLASHNVRMICQGASPHNLCVLVHEAEAADVVAALHRSLFENVEQV is encoded by the coding sequence ATGTCTCTCGTTGTTGCTAAATTTGGTGGTACATCTGTCGCGGATTATTTTGCGATGGGACGCTGCGCCGATATCGTACTGGCTAATCCTGCCACCCGCTTAGTTGTCGTGAGTGCCTCTAGTGGGGTCACTAATCTGTTGGTGGAATTAGCACAACCTGGTGTAACTGAACCACAGCGGTTAGCGGTACTAAAGAAAATTGCCGCCATTCAATATGCGATTGTGGATAAATTACCGCGCAATGATGATGTTGCCGCCGACGTTGACGCGCTACTCACTCGGGTAGATGTACTGAGTCAGCAGTTGCTAAAAAATACCGATAAAGCAATCATCGATGATCTGCTGTCGTTAGGAGAGCGGTGTTCATCTGTATTGTTTGCTGCTGTATTACGGGAAAAGGGGGCGAAGGCCAGTGCGTTTGATGTGCGCCAGGTAATGCGTACCGATAGCAACTTCGGCAGAGCAGAACCGCAGATTACGGAGATCCGTCAATTAGCGCAAGCGCAATTGCTGCCGCAGCTTAGTGAGCAGTTACTTGTGACTCAAGGCTTTATCGGTGCTGATGCAAATAACTGTACCACTACCTTGGGGCGTGGTGGCAGCGATTACTCGGCCGCATTGCTGGCTGAAGCATTAGATGCTAACGCTGTTGAAATCTGGACCGATGTCGCCGGTATTTATACTACCGATCCGCGTTTAGCACCTAACGCCAGACCTATCCCAGAGATCAGTTTCAATGAAGCCGCTGAGATGGCAACATTTGGTGCGAAGGTGTTGCATCCGGCAACAATTTTGCCTGCGGTAAGACAGCAAATTCAAGTTTTCGTCGGCTCCAGTAAAGAACCTGAAAAAGGGGGAACCTGGATCCGTCATCAGGTGGAAAATCCACCGGTGTACCGCGCGGTAGCCTTGCGACGTGATCAAACATTGTTGAATCTGCATAGTTTGCAGATGCTGCATGCTCAAGGTTTTTTGGCGGAAACTTTTGCAACGCTGGCGCGCCATAAGATATCGGTAGATTTGATCACTACCTCAGAAGTGAACGTATCACTGACACTGGATAAAACCGGTTCTGAGTCCAGTGGCCAGGGATTATTGACGGAAGCGCTGCTGCAGGAGCTATCACAACACTGCCGTGTGCGGGTTGAGGATAAATTGGCACTGGTGGCGATTATTGGTAACCGTATTGCGACTACTGCGGGTATCTGTCAGCAGGTATTTGGCGTGTTAGCATCGCACAATGTCCGAATGATATGCCAGGGCGCCAGTCCTCATAACCTATGTGTATTGGTGCATGAGGCAGAAGCAGCGGATGTTGTTGCGGCATTGCACCGTTCGCTATTTGAAAACGTCGAGCAAGTCTGA
- a CDS encoding DUF3293 domain-containing protein: MNDGLEQLWQHYLDCCFLLTQPLSSALPFAIITAHNPQGQELEPCQNRLLDRALQRDIEQLLVPYRVIIGTAPDHSHMEKSWVLFVSREQASELASKYQQNAYYYVQEDVLYLVSCRDSRQTETMGPFSQRVHIVSELPEFCD; the protein is encoded by the coding sequence ATGAATGACGGATTAGAACAACTTTGGCAACACTACCTGGATTGCTGCTTTCTGCTTACACAGCCATTGTCCTCTGCTTTACCCTTTGCCATCATTACCGCACATAACCCGCAAGGGCAAGAGTTAGAACCCTGTCAAAATCGACTTTTAGATCGTGCCTTACAACGCGATATTGAGCAGTTATTGGTGCCATACCGGGTAATCATTGGTACTGCGCCAGATCACAGCCATATGGAGAAAAGTTGGGTGCTGTTTGTCAGTCGCGAGCAAGCAAGTGAATTAGCCAGTAAGTATCAACAGAATGCATATTACTATGTGCAGGAAGATGTCCTTTATCTGGTGTCGTGTCGGGACAGTCGACAAACAGAAACGATGGGGCCGTTCAGTCAGCGGGTTCACATCGTCTCAGAGTTGCCTGAATTTTGTGACTGA
- the arcA gene encoding two-component system response regulator ArcA has protein sequence MQNPHILIVEDEAVTRNTLRSIFEAEGYVVTEANDGAEMHKALQDNKINLVVMDINLPGKNGLLLARELREINNIGLIFLTGRDNEVDKILGLEIGADDYITKPFNPRELTIRARNLLTRVTTAGTEPEEKSAVDSYNFNGWSLDINSRSLVSPEGESYKLPRSEFRAMLHFVENPGKILTRAELLMKMTGRELKQHDRTVDVTIRRIRKHFESHQDTPEIIATIHGEGYRFCGHLEA, from the coding sequence ATGCAGAACCCGCACATTCTTATCGTAGAAGATGAAGCAGTTACCCGTAACACGCTGAGAAGTATTTTCGAAGCTGAAGGATACGTTGTTACTGAAGCCAATGATGGCGCAGAAATGCACAAGGCCTTACAGGATAACAAGATTAACTTGGTCGTTATGGATATCAACCTGCCCGGTAAAAATGGGTTATTGCTCGCACGGGAACTGCGTGAAATCAATAATATCGGTTTGATTTTCCTCACTGGCCGTGACAACGAAGTGGATAAAATCCTGGGGTTGGAAATCGGTGCAGATGATTACATCACCAAACCATTCAATCCACGAGAATTAACCATTCGCGCGCGTAACCTGTTGACACGTGTTACCACAGCGGGCACTGAGCCGGAAGAAAAATCTGCGGTTGATAGCTATAACTTCAATGGCTGGAGTTTGGACATTAACAGCCGTTCGCTGGTCAGCCCAGAGGGTGAATCTTATAAGCTGCCGCGTAGCGAATTTCGTGCCATGCTCCACTTTGTGGAAAACCCTGGCAAAATTCTGACTCGTGCAGAACTGCTGATGAAAATGACCGGACGTGAACTGAAACAACACGACCGTACTGTGGACGTAACTATCCGCCGTATCCGTAAGCACTTTGAAAGCCATCAGGATACTCCGGAAATCATCGCTACTATCCATGGGGAAGGTTATCGTTTCTGTGGTCATCTGGAAGCTTAA